TCAATTCCTTCTAAAATGGAGAAAAGCTGTTCTCTTTCCCTCTTTAATTTTTCCTCGATATTTTTCCTTTCTGTGATATCTAAATTCAAACTTATGCTCCCACTATATTTTCCCTCTATAATCAAGGGGGAGGCGGATATTAAAAGAAATTTTGGTTTGCCATCTTTTCCATAAACTTTTATTTCATATCTACTTGATTTTCCTCTTCTTCTTAGCATAATTTGCTTCTTTAAAATTTTCTTTCCTTCTTCATCAACAAAATCAAAAATATTTTTTCCAATCAATTCACTCTTTCTACATCCTAAAATATTTGCAAAAGCCCTATTTACAAATATCATTTTTTCATTTTCATCATCTATGCATATCCCTTCCCTTGCAAGCTCAACAACCCTTGAATACTTGCCAAGCATTTCTCTCAATTTTTTTTCCATCTTTTTAAAATCTGTAATATCCCTTATTATTATCAGAGATTGCTTCAATTCTCTCTTCTCTTTGATTGGAATTCTGTTTATTTCTGCAAATATTTCTCCACCCTTCAGCCGAATAAATTTTCTAATCTTTATTTTTTTATTAAATTCTTTAAAATCATCTTTTAAAGAAGGAAAAATATCAAAAAAATTTTTTCCAATTGCATTTTTTCTTTTTATTTTTCCTTTTGATATTTTTTCAATTGCCTTGTTTGCAAATAATATTTTCATTTCTTTATCAAGTAAAATAACAATATCATCAAAGCCATCAAGCATCTCTTCATGACCCTCTCTAATAGCCATTTTCAATTTATTTTGTATTTTAAATGAGTTTAAAATTTTATCTATTTTTGCTGGGCACTTTCAAAAAATTCTCACCTCTGGATTGTAAATGGCTAAAATGCAGTTAAACATCTTGCTTTGAGGATGTTTTTTAATGCCCATTTATACATGGAGCTCTATCATAATTAGTGGCTTATTCTTGCAATAAACCAAGAAGCTATTGACAAATCTTATTGCATCTATTGCCATACAACGCCTGTATTTTTCTGAATTAGTAAATAATTAGGCAAATTTATGATACCATCTGCCATGCTTCATTATCCTGCATAGTAAAGAATGATGGCAATCATAATTTCTATCTTTTTCTTGTCCCAGCAAAAGATATTTTTTTCTAACTAATTCTATTAATTGGTGTAGCATTTCTTATTTTTTAAATTTTCAAATTCTTGATATTGCCTTTGCTGGGTGAAAGAAAAATGTATAATTACGAGAGAAAGAACCCGGTGGCAATTCGCATATTAGTAAGGAGAAACAGAACTGCCATATGGAAATGGCTGCACAAATTCGGGAGTATATTGGAAA
This genomic stretch from Thermoplasmatales archaeon harbors:
- a CDS encoding PAS domain S-box protein; amino-acid sequence: MAIREGHEEMLDGFDDIVILLDKEMKILFANKAIEKISKGKIKRKNAIGKNFFDIFPSLKDDFKEFNKKIKIRKFIRLKGGEIFAEINRIPIKEKRELKQSLIIIRDITDFKKMEKKLREMLGKYSRVVELAREGICIDDENEKMIFVNRAFANILGCRKSELIGKNIFDFVDEEGKKILKKQIMLRRRGKSSRYEIKVYGKDGKPKFLLISASPLIIEGKYSGSISLNLDITERKNIEEKLKREREQLFSILEGIDEPIYISNPETYEILFVNKKIKNLFGKDVIGEKCYKVFQNLDKPCEFCTNDKIFGENFGKTYIWEWKNLANGRWYKCVDKGIIWIDGREARFEIAIDITERKVAEEVLKEALEKEREFKLKTAHYFFNPTTIAKGYISLVIEETENEKRKKLEKALHAIDRIEKVIKNIITTGEVKE